The Thermus hydrothermalis nucleotide sequence CCGAGCCTCCAGAATGGCCGCTTCCACAGCCACGCCGTAGTCCGGGCTGGAACCGTAGCCCACGACCCTACCTCCGGCGATGACCACGGCCTCCCACGTGGCCGTGGCCGGGCAGTACGCCGCCACCACTACCGCTCCTTGCACGGGCCACCTCCACCCGAACCTCGAGGCCCTCCTCCTTTCCCCTCCGCGCAATCCACTCGGCGATGACCTCGGCATGGCACGGCTTCGGAGCGCACCAGCACACGAGGTTCAGTTCGCCGTGGCGCCTGACCTTGGCGTAGAGGGCTTCCAGGGCCTCGCGGAAGCGGCTATCAAACTCCGACTTGGCCGCGAAATACTCGCGGTAGAGGGCTATGACCTGCTCACGCGTGCCGTCCTCGCCCACGCGGTAGGGGTTCCCGAAGCGGGAAGGGCGGCCAACGTAAACCCCCGACCCGCCATCACTGCGGTTGAGGATGCGAACTACCACGGCCTACCTCCTCACGCCGCTTCCTTCCAAACGAGTCCGAGCCGCTTCCCGTTCCGGGCGAACCACGCCACCCAGGGGCGGAGGTCCACCCACGGGTCCAGCTCGTCCTGGCCTTCGGCCTCAGGGTTCTTCTTGGCGAGCTCCACCAGCCAGGCCCGCCAGGCCCATAGCTCCGCCTCCTGGCCCATGCGGCGGAGCTCCTCGCGCCAGGCCTCGTCCTCCCAGCGCATCCGGAAGCGGTGGGCCTCCATAGCCTTGTACGCCTCCGCCCACCGCTCCAAGGCCCGCTCCCGGAGCTCCCGCCCCTTTCCGCTCGCCACGGCGGCCTGGACCTTAGGCCAGTCGTCCCCGAGCCCCCGGAGGACGAAGCCGTTCAGCGCGTCCGCCAGGAGGCACCACATGGTGTAGGCGAGCCAGTCTGGGGCTCCGTCCTCCTCTGCTTCCGTCTCCAGCTTCGCCTCGTAGGCCAGGGCGAACTCCAGCCTGGCCTCCATGGCCTCGTCCAGGCGGGCCTCGTCCCGGAGGAGGGCGAGGATGGCCCCCTTCAAGATCGGGATGACCTCCCCGTACTCCTGGCGGAACGCCGCCCGAACCTCTTCGGGCCCCTCGAGGCCGAGGCGCCCGTCCTGCTCCACGAAGCGAAGCCCCCTCGCTTCGGCCTCCCGGATGACCTCCAGCGCCTTCCTCACCATACGTCCACCTCCACCTCTTCCCTCACGGCGGGCCAGGGGTAGGCGTGCGGGGCCTTCCCCTGGTCCATGAGCACGAGCCCCTTCCTCGCCCGGGTGGCGGCCACGTAGAAGAGCCTGTGTAGCTGGTCCGGGTGCTCCCTAGCCGCCTTTCTCGTGTACCCAGGCCAGACGTACACCCAGTCCGCTTCGCCGCCCTTCACGCTGTGGATCGTCCCGATCCAAACCCGGGCCCTCCCCTGGAGGACCGCCTCCGGGCTCTTCAGGGCCACCATGAGGCTCTGCCTCATCGTCTTGGGGGCGTTCCCCAGGAGGTGGTCCAGGAGCCAGGACACGTCCCGCCCCACGGCGTGCGGACGGTGCTCCGGGCGGAAGACGTTCCAGATGGGGTGGTCGTCCCCCACCTTCTCCTCGTCCGGGAAGCTCTCTATGTACCGCCTCGCCTCCTCCCCCTTCACGGCGAAGACCTTGGAGCTCACGTGCTTGGTCCACGCCTTCACGTCCGCCGCGATGCGGTTGGGGAAGAGGAAGCTCCGCGCCTTCTCCCAGGCGCTCCTCGCCCCCTGGGGGAAGAGGTTGAAGCTGTGCCGGTGGGGGGCGTACGGATTGGCGTACGGCTCCCCCACGCGGAGGAGTTCACGTTTCAGCTCCTCCAGGAGGTACTTCGCCGTGGCCAGGAAGAGGACGCTCTCCCCCCGGTTTACCCGCTCCAAGGCATCCACCACAGCGTGGTAGGGGTCTTCCGGGGGCACCCAGAGGAGGCGCACCTCTCCCTCGTCCCCACGGGGGGCGTAGCGCTTCGGGGCCCGGTTCTGCGCCCGGCGGATGACGGCCTCCGCCACCCGTTGCACCCTGGCGGGGACGCGGTAGGATTGACCTAGGACAAGCTC carries:
- a CDS encoding DUF4326 domain-containing protein, which translates into the protein MVVRILNRSDGGSGVYVGRPSRFGNPYRVGEDGTREQVIALYREYFAAKSEFDSRFREALEALYAKVRRHGELNLVCWCAPKPCHAEVIAEWIARRGKEEGLEVRVEVARARSGSGGGVLPGHGHVGGRGHRRR
- a CDS encoding ATP-dependent helicase, with product MKGLTGSSRLRVYGPPGTGKTTWLKGEVERLLRSGVPGEEIAVCSFSRAAFREFASRLAGQVPEENLGTIHSLAYRAIGRPPLALTKDALSDWNRRVPDTWRITPRVDGRGAELLDVMDPYEDEDSRPPGDKLYDRVVYLRNTLAPMAAWSEEERVFFQTWKAWMNSEGLVDFPGMLEMALAKPGGLGVRFFLVDEAQDLTPLQLLLVEKWAHGARLALVGDDDQAIYGFMGADGASFLGVPVEDELVLGQSYRVPARVQRVAEAVIRRAQNRAPKRYAPRGDEGEVRLLWVPPEDPYHAVVDALERVNRGESVLFLATAKYLLEELKRELLRVGEPYANPYAPHRHSFNLFPQGARSAWEKARSFLFPNRIAADVKAWTKHVSSKVFAVKGEEARRYIESFPDEEKVGDDHPIWNVFRPEHRPHAVGRDVSWLLDHLLGNAPKTMRQSLMVALKSPEAVLQGRARVWIGTIHSVKGGEADWVYVWPGYTRKAAREHPDQLHRLFYVAATRARKGLVLMDQGKAPHAYPWPAVREEVEVDVW